A window of Fragaria vesca subsp. vesca linkage group LG7, FraVesHawaii_1.0, whole genome shotgun sequence contains these coding sequences:
- the LOC101296613 gene encoding syntaxin-31-like, with translation MASAYRDRTSEFRSLSDTLQKIGGITPVHQSQNARSSPSRSPVPLSSGSEFNKKASRIGSGIQETTQKISRLAQLAKRSSMFNDPTMEIQELTALVKNDITTLDVALTDLHTIQNMEIADGNYSQDNVVHSTAVCNDLKSRLMGATKKLQDVLTTRTENIKAHENRKQIFSTNTARENPFKSPAKTVTEPPPWSTSSSASGSVQPSQSSTDVQVGNQLRRRLAGDNPPSQQMEMSMLQQVVPRQENYTESRATALQNVESTISELSGVFTHLATMVAHQGELAIRIDDNMDESLTNVEGAHSALLRNLNRISSNRWLIIKVFAILIFFLIVFIFFVA, from the exons ATGGCCTCCGCTTACCGTGATCGGACCTCCGAGTTCCGATCACTCTCCGACACCCTCCAGAAAATCGGAGGAATCACGCCCGTTCATCAATCTCAGAATGCTCGTTCTTCACCGTCCAGATCCCCCGTCCCACTCTCTTCCGGATCCGAATTCAACAAGAAGGCCTCGCGGATCGGGTCGGGGATCCAGGAAACCACTCAGAAGATCTCACGCCTCGCTCAGT TGGCGAAGAGATCGTCCATGTTCAATGATCCAACTATGGAGATTCAGGAGTTGACTGCGTTAGTGAAGAATGATATTACGACTCTGGATGTGGCTCTTACGGATTTGCATACCATTCAAAACATGGAGATAGCTGATGGGAATTATTCTCAGGATAATGTTGTTCACTCGACAGCAGTTTGTAATGATTTGAAAAGCAGACTTATGGGGGCTACGAAAAAGCTTCAAGATGTGTTAACCACTAGAACAGAG AATATTAAGGCCCATGAGAACAGGAAACAGATATTTTCCACCAATACTGCAAGAGAGAACCCTTTCAAGAGTCCTGCAAAAACTGTGACCGAACCTCCTCCCTGGTCAACTTCATCAAGTGCATCTGGAAGTGTACAACCATCACA ATCATCAACAGATGTTCAAGTTGGAAACCAACTCAG ACGAAGGTTAGCTGGAGATAATCCTCCATCACAGCAGATGGAAATGTCCATGTTACAGCAGGTAGTTCCACGGCAAGAAAATTATACTGAAAGCCGGGCAACAGCTCTTCAAAATGTAGAATCTACAATTTCCGAACTCAGTGGGGTATTTACACATTTGGCTACTATGGTTGCACATCAAGGGGAACTGGCTATCAG GATCGATGACAACATGGATGAGTCATTGACCAATGTCGAGGGTGCACACAGTGCTTTACTAAGGAATCTCAACCGAATATCATCAAATAGGTGGCTGATCATCAAGGTTTTTGCCATTTTGATATTTTTCCTGATTGTCTTCATCTTCTTCGTGGCCTAA
- the LOC101296904 gene encoding UDP-glycosyltransferase 79B6-like, producing the protein MSDQTMHIAMYPWFAMGHLTSYLHISNKLAERGHKISFFIPIKTQPKMVQFNLHPHLISFIPINVPHIDGLPLGTETTADIPLHLHPHLATAMDLTRPQIEQSLREINPNFVFYDFSYWLPAFLRQLGKTIKSVHYCTISPATVGYLISPERKLSEKTLTEFEYREAPTSFPSSSIKLRPHEARGLAYGANKEYGRGITFLKRQQINFGDCDAIAFKTCRELEGPFCDYLETQLRKPVILAGPVVPDPPSSHLEEKWANWLGGFDSKTVIFCAFGSECILRKEQLQELLLGFELTGLPFFAALKPPTGVESIESALPQGFLERVEGKGIVYGGWVQQPLILKHPSVGCFVTHCGSGSLSEALVNECQLVLLPNVGDQIINARMMSGDLKVGVEVEKGDEDGLFSKEGVCKAVKAVIDEDSEVEKEVRANHAKWREFFSSKGLESSYIEDFVHKLHKLLR; encoded by the coding sequence ATGAGTGACCAAACTATGCATATTGCTATGTATCCCTGGTTTGCTATGGGACATTTGACCTCTTATCTCCACATCTCCAACAAACTTGCTGAGAGAGGCCACAAAATCTCCTTCTTCATTCCCATCAAAACACAACCCAAGATGGTGCAATTCAATCTCCATCCGCATCTCATTTCCTTCATCCCCATCAATGTTCCTCATATTGATGGACTCCCTCTTGGCACCGAAACCACAGCCGATATTCCTCTCCATTTGCACCCCCATCTTGCAACCGCTATGGACCTAACTCGACCCCAAATTGAACAATCCCTTAGAGAAATCAACCCGAATTTCGTGTTCTATGATTTCAGTTACTGGTTGCCTGCATTCCTACGTCAACTAGGAAAGACTATTAAGTCGGTGCATTACTGTACAATTAGTCCTGCAACTGTGGGCTACTTGATAAGTCCCGAGAGAAAACTGAGTGAGAAAACACTGACAGAATTTGAATATAGGGAGGCTCCAACTTCATTTCCTTCGTCTTCGATCAAGCTACGGCCTCATGAAGCTCGAGGACTTGCCTATGGTGCAAACAAGGAATACGGCCGTGGGATAACATTTCTCAAACGCCAGCAGATTAACTTTGGTGATTGTGATGCCATTGCGTTTAAAACTTGTAGAGAATTGGAGGGTCCATTTTGTGATTATCTCGAAACGCAACTGAGGAAGCCGGTGATTCTTGCTGGTCCAGTTGTGCCAGATCCCCCAAGTTCACATTTGGAAGAGAAATGGGCAAACTGGCTTGGAGGCTTCGACTCAAAAACTGTGATTTTCTGTGCTTTTGGAAGTGAATGCATTTTGAGGAAAGAACAATTGCAAGAACTTTTGTTGGGTTTTGAGCTTACTGGTTTGCCTTTCTTCGCTGCGCTGAAGCCGCCAACCGGAGTTGAATCAATTGAATCAGCGTTGCCACAAGGGTTCTTGGAGAGGGTTGAAGGAAAAGGGATTGTTTATGGGGGTTGGGTTCAGCAGCCTTTGATACTTAAGCACCCATCTGTGGGTTGCTTTGTGACACATTGCGGTTCAGGGTCTTTATCCGAGGCATTAGTGAATGAGTGCCAATTGGTACTCCTGCCAAATGTGGGAGATCAGATCATCAATGCGAGGATGATGAGTGGTGATCTGAAAGTGGGAGTTGAGGTTGAGAAAGGGGATGAAGATGGCTTGTTTAGCAAGGAAGGCGTTTGCAAAGCTGTGAAAGCTGTGATTGATGAGGACAGTGAGGTTGAGAAGGAGGTGAGGGCCAACCATGCTAAGTGGAGGGAGTTCTTCTCCAGCAAAGGGCTCGAGAGCTCGTACATTGAGGATTTTGTACACAAGCTCCATAAACTGCTAAGATGA
- the LOC101297192 gene encoding auxin transporter-like protein 2-like has translation MLPQKQAEEAIVNQSIIDQEDRDEEIPDHEKQTGFSLSNFLWHGGSVYDAWFSCASNQVAQVLLTLPYSFSQLGMLSGIIFQVFYGILGSWTAYIISILYVEYRSRKEKENVSFKNHVIQWFEVLDGLLGPSWKAIGLAFNCTFLLCGSVIQLIGCASNIYYINDHLDKRTWTYIFGACCATTVFIPSFHNYRIWSFLGLGMTTYTAWYMTIAAIIHGQVEGVKHSGPDKMVLYFTGATNILYTFGGHAVTVEIMHAMWKPQKFKYVYLYATLYVFTLTLPSATAVYWAFGDQLLTHSNAFSLLPRNAWRDAGVVLMLIHQFITFGFACTPLYFVWEKVIGMHDTRSIFLRAFARLPVVIPIWFLAIIFPFFGPINSAVGALLVSFTVYIIPASAHMLTFRSASARKNAAEKLPFFLPSWTGMYVVNAFIVVWVLIVGFGFGGWASMTNFIRQVDTFGLFAKCYQCPPRVAAAPPPHPLQH, from the exons ATGTTACCTCAGAAGCAAGCAGAGGAGGCCATAGTGAACCAGAGCATCATTGATCAAGAAGACAGAGACGAAGAAATCCCAGATCATGAGAAGCAAACTGGTTTCAGCCTCAGCAACTTTCTCTGGCATGGTGGCTCTGTTTATGATGCATGGTTCAGCTGTGCATCAAATCAA GTTGCTCAGGTTCTGCTGACATTGCCATACTCCTTCTCTCAACTTGGTATGCTCTCAGGCATCATATTTCAAGTGTTTTATGGCATTCTGGGAAGCTGGACTGCTTATATCATTAGTATTCTCTATGTTGAGTACCGAAGCCGAAAGGAGAAAGAAAATGTTAGCTTCAAGAACCATGTCATCCAG TGGTTTGAAGTGCTAGATGGTTTGTTGGGTCCATCTTGGAAAGCAATCGGGTTGGCCTTCAACTGTACTTTTCTCCTCTGTGGATCTGTCATTCAGCTCATAGGCTGTGCAAG TAATATCTACTATATAAACGATCATCTGGACAAGAGGACTTGGACATACATATTTGGAGCTTGTTGTGCCACCACTGTGTTCATACCCTCATTCCACAACTACAGAATTTGGTCATTTCTTGGTCTCGGAATGACCACCTACACTGCTTGGTATATGACCATTGCAGCTATCATTCATGGCCAG GTTGAGGGTGTCAAACACTCAGGACCAGATAAGATGGTTTTGTACTTCACTGGCGCCACCAATATACTATACACTTTCGGCGGACACGCCGTCACTGT GGAGATCATGCATGCAATGTGGAAGCCTCAGAAGTTTAAGTACGTTTATCTGTATGCAACCCTCTATGTGTTCACCCTAACCCTTCCATCTGCTACTGCTGTCTACTGGGCCTTTGGTGACCAACTCCTCACTCATTCGAATGCCTTCTCGCTCCTTCCCCGAAATGCTTGGCGTGATGCAGGCGTCGTGCTGATGCTCATTCATCAG TTCATCACTTTTGGATTTGCCTGTACGCCGTTGTATTTCGTATGGGAGAAAGTGATAGGAATGCATGACACAAGGAGCATTTTTCTAAGGGCGTTTGCTAGGTTGCCGGTGGTGATTCCCATATGGTTCTTGGCCATCATATTTCCTTTCTTCGGTCCCATTAACTCCGCTGTTGGAGCTCTTTTGGTCAGCTTCACCGTCTACATCATACCTGCTTCAGCTCATATGCTCACTTTCCGATCTGCCTCTGCTCGAAAG AATGCGGCAGAGAAGCTTCCCTTCTTCCTCCCTAGCTGGACTGGAATGTACGTGGTGAATGCATTTATAGTGGTGTGGGTGTTAATAGTCGGGTTTGGATTTGGAGGATGGGCTAGCATGACCAACTTCATCAGGCAAGTCGACACTTTCGGGTTGTTTGCCAAGTGTTACCAGTGTCCACCGCGAGTCGCAGCTGCTCCACCGCCACATCCATTGCAACACTAA
- the LOC101297485 gene encoding uncharacterized protein LOC101297485, with translation MAPRRRGPRGRPTQKVSRMAAAVEAMAEMGFEPKLVRQKVNRLLKDDLYGDEGWRFIEESSYSVLLDALLEDETSGDDNENASLSKDGNHVETTGAGPSSSKVLLPCSNLEAVNITLQSKDDLDPASHNEALNNSPPTELPDASNFLPTVVETQGQEGTPVTHSAQQVDTLPTRRRRPYYGWVGCEDDDFVVLTEAPLPGVLRKMFIPNVDSGKRKRKSRWDVQPQDM, from the exons ATGGCTCCAAGAAGAAGAGGTCCACGGGGTCGACCAACCCAG AAGGTTTCTCGTATGGCGGCTGCCGTTGAGGCCATGGCGGAAATGGGTTTTGAGCCCAAACTGGTTCGTCAGAAAGTGAACCGGTTACTGAAA GACGACCTTTATGGAGATGAGGGCTGGCGTTTTATTGAAGAATCCTCATACAGTGTACTACTTGATGCTCTTCTGGAGGATGAAACAAGTGGTGATGATAATGAG AATGCTTCTCTGTCAAAAGACGGAAACCATGTTGAAACTACCGGGGCTGGACCCTCATCGAGCAAGGTTTTATTGCCATGTTCAAATCTTGAGGCTGTGAACATAACATTACAGAGCAAGGATGATCTGGATCCTGCATCACACAATGAAGCTCTGAACAATTCACCCCCCACTGAATTGCCTG ATGCTAGTAACTTCCTACCTACTGTAGTAGAAACACAAGGCCAGGAAGGAACTCCAGTTACCCACTCTGCACAACAAGTCGATACTCTTCCAACCAGAAGGCGCAGACCATACTACGGTTGGGTTGGATGTGAAGATGATGATTTTGTGGTACTAACAGAGGCTCCATTGCCAGGAGTGTTGCGGAAAATGTTTATTCCGAATGTTGATTCTGGTAAGAGAAAGCGCAAGAGCAGGTGGGATGTGCAGCCTCAGGATATGTGA
- the LOC101295669 gene encoding uncharacterized protein LOC101295669 yields MNLSANFRGNFVSISQCSSCCDLRFQPYLASSGSWPKRRRTTSVNLHRISRGELRFLRKREVGCRVSETEKESDDNNDEEKEGHEHESGDSDEAQLDAQPIVANQINNEAETKPQEGVQDADNVEVASGSPLPGVKPQQGESIRIPKETLEILKNQVFGFDTFFVTGQDPYEAGVLFKGNLRGEAAKSYEKITKRMKDKFGDEYKLFLLVNPEDDQPVAVVVPRRTLQPETTAVPEWVAAGAFGLVTLFTLLLRNVPELQANILSAFDNVELLNKGLPGALVTALVLGVHELGHILAANSTGIKLGVPFFVPSWQIGSFGTITRIVNIVPKREDLLKVAAAGPLAGFALGIVLLLLGFILPPSDGVGVIVDASVFHESFLAGGIAKLLLGDALKEGTPISVNPLLLWAWAGLLINAINSIPAGELDGGRISFAIWGRKASARFTGFSIVLLGLSSLINDVAFYWVALIFFLQRGPIAPLAEEITDPDDKYVAAGVLVLFLGLLVCLPYPFPFTDDMTTFSSFSGLTDML; encoded by the exons ATGAACTTATCCGCAAATTTCCGCGGGAATTTCGTCTCCATTTCTCAGTGCAGCTCCTGCTGCGATCTTCGGTTTCAGCCTTATCTTGCTTCTTCTGGTTCTTGGCCAAAACGGCGTCGTACGACCAGTGTCAACCTCCACCGCATTTCTAG AGGTGAATTGAGGTTTTTGAGGAAGCGAGAAGTGGGGTGTAGAGTTAGTGAGACGGAGAAGGAATCAGATGACAATAATGATGAG GAGAAAGAAGGTCATGAACATGAAAGTGGAGATTCCGATGAGGCCCAGCTCGATGCTCAGCCGATTGTTGCAAACCAAATAAACAATGAGGCTGAAACTAAGCCTCAAGAGGGTGTTCAG GATGCTGATAATGTAGAAGTTGCTAGTGGATCACCTCTGCCAGGTGTGAAG CCACAGCAGGGTGAATCAATCCGGATCCCAAAAGAAACACTTGAAATTCTCAAGAATCAAGTTTTTGGCTTTGATACTTTTTTCGTAACAGGCCAGGATCCCTATGAG GCTGGAGTATTGTTCAAAGGAAATCTGCGAGGGGAGGCTGCAAAAAGTTATGAAAAGATAACAAAGAGAATGAAG GATAAGTTTGGGGATGAGTACAAGCTTTTCCTTCTAGTCAATCCCGAGGATGATCAACCTGTGGCTGTTGTAGTTCCACGAAGGACATTGCAGCCAGAGACAACCG CCGTCCCGGAGTGGGTTGCAGCTGGTGCTTTTGGACTGGTCACATTGTTTACCTTACTACTTCGGAATGTTCCTGAATTGCAGGCCAATATATT GTCGGCTTTTGATAATGTTGAGCTGTTAAACAAAGGCTTACCTGGAGCCCTTGTAACTGCACTGGTTTTGGGGGTGCATGAGCTTGGCCACATTTTAGCTGCAAACAGCACTGGAATCAAGCTCGGAGTGCCATTCTTTGTTCCCAGTTGGCAG ATAGGCTCTTTTGGTACAATTACAAGAATTGTAAATATTGTACCCAAGCGTGAAGATCTTCTTAAAGTTGCAGCAGCAGGACCATTGGCTGGATTTGCCTTGGGCATTGTTCTTTTGCTTTTAGGGTTCATTTTACCGCCTAGTGATGGTGTTGGTGTCATTGTTGATGCTTCCGTGTTTCACGAGTCCTTTCTTGCAGGGGGTATTG CTAAGCTTCTTCTTGGTGATGCGCTCAAAGAAGGCACACCCATATCTGTTAATCCTCTGTTGTTATGGGCATGGGCTGGACTCCTTATAAATGCCATTAACAGTATTCCTGCCGGAGAACTTGATGGGGGAAGAATTTCTTTTGCCATTTGGGGAAGAAAG GCTTCAGCTCGCTTCACTGGTTTCTCAATCGTGCTGCTCGGATTATCTTCACTAATCAATGATGTGGCATTCTATTGGGTAGCTCTGATATTCTTCTTACAGCGGGGGCCAATTGCTCCTCTTGCTGAGGAGATTACAGATCCTGATGACAAGTATGTTGCTGCCGGCGTGTTAGTTCTGTTCTTGGGGTTGCTGGTTTGCTTGCCATACCCGTTTCCTTTCACAGATGACATGACAACTTTTTCAAGTTTCTCAGGGTTAACAGATATGCTCTGA